Within Flavobacteriales bacterium, the genomic segment GATTTTAAAATCGTAATTAAAACTCCTCCAGGAAAAAGAAGAGGTCAAAAAGATATTCCAGAAATTCTAATACAAGCGGCACCTGCTATCGATGCAGTTGGTGTAGCTCCTGCTCCAGTGGCAGTTAGTCCAGTGGCAGTTAGTCCAGTTCCAGTTGCCACAACTGCGGCGCCTACAGCAGATGAAGAAAAAAATTCAGAATATATTATAATCAAGGCTCCAATGATTGGAACATTCTATAGAGCTTCCGATCCTGAAAAGCCACCATTTATTAACGTAGGGGATAATATTGCTGAAGGGGATACTATTTGTATTATTGAAGCGATGAAGCTTTTCAATGAAATAGAATCAGAAGTAACTGGAAAGGTTGTTAAAATATTAGCTGATGATACGTCGCCAGTTCAATATGACCAACCATTGTTCTTGATTGATCCCAACGCATAAGCTAAAACAGATACCAGGTGTTTAAAAAAGTATTGATAGCTAACCGAGGAGAAATTGCTCTTAGGGTTATTAGAACGTGTAGAGAGATGGGTATCAAAACCGTCGCTGTTTATTCTACCGCAGATACAGAAAGTCTACATGTAAAATTTGCTGATGAGGCTGTTTGCATTGGACCAAGTGCAAGTATAGATTCATACTTAAACATACCTAGCGTAATTGCAGCAGCTGAAATTACTAATGCCGATGCCATCCATCCTGGATATGGATTCTTATCTGAGAACTCAAAGTTCTCCAAGATATGTGCGGAACACAATATTAAATTTATCGGACCATCTGATAAGATGATTGATAAAATGGGCGACAAAGCAACTGCTAAAGCAACCATGAAAAAAGCCGGTGTGCCATGTGTCCCTGGATCTATTGGATTAGTAGACACATTGAAAATTGCCGTTAAGGAAGCCCAAAAAATTAAGTACCCAGTAATCCTTAAAGCAACCGCTGGTGGTGGTGGCAAAGGAATGCGACTAGCATGGGACGAAAGCGAATTAGAAGGAGCATGGGACGCTGCACGAAAAGAAGCTAAGGCTGCTTTCGCAAACGACGACATGTACCTTGAAAAATATATCGAAGAACCTCGTCATATTGAAATTCAAATTATTGGTGATATGTACGGCAATGTAAGCCACATGTCGGAAAGAGATTGTTCTATTCAACGTAGACATCAAAAATTATTAGAAGAAACTCCTTCTCCTTTCATGACAAAGGACCTCAGAAAAAGAATGGGAGACGCAGCCGTATTGGCTGGAACCTTCATTAAATACGAAGGTGTAGGTACGGTTGAATTCTTGGTTGACAAGCACAGAAATTTTTACTTCATGGAAATGAATACTCGAATTCAAGTGGAGCATCCTATTACAGAAGAAGTAGTAAACTTCGAC encodes:
- the accB gene encoding acetyl-CoA carboxylase biotin carboxyl carrier protein — encoded protein: MKLSEIQELIKFVAKSGVTEVELEHKDFKIVIKTPPGKRRGQKDIPEILIQAAPAIDAVGVAPAPVAVSPVAVSPVPVATTAAPTADEEKNSEYIIIKAPMIGTFYRASDPEKPPFINVGDNIAEGDTICIIEAMKLFNEIESEVTGKVVKILADDTSPVQYDQPLFLIDPNA
- the accC gene encoding acetyl-CoA carboxylase biotin carboxylase subunit — encoded protein: MFKKVLIANRGEIALRVIRTCREMGIKTVAVYSTADTESLHVKFADEAVCIGPSASIDSYLNIPSVIAAAEITNADAIHPGYGFLSENSKFSKICAEHNIKFIGPSDKMIDKMGDKATAKATMKKAGVPCVPGSIGLVDTLKIAVKEAQKIKYPVILKATAGGGGKGMRLAWDESELEGAWDAARKEAKAAFANDDMYLEKYIEEPRHIEIQIIGDMYGNVSHMSERDCSIQRRHQKLLEETPSPFMTKDLRKRMGDAAVLAGTFIKYEGVGTVEFLVDKHRNFYFMEMNTRIQVEHPITEEVVNFDLIKEQIKVAAGEKVSGKHYIPEFHSIECRINAEDPSQNFRPSPGTIVTLNKPGGLGVRIDSHIYNGYTIPPYYDSMIAKLITTARTREEALNKMDRCLSEFVIEGVKTTIPFHKALINDPDFRAGNYTTKFMDTFEYE